A window of the Lactuca sativa cultivar Salinas chromosome 5, Lsat_Salinas_v11, whole genome shotgun sequence genome harbors these coding sequences:
- the LOC111897537 gene encoding probable serine/threonine-protein kinase PBL28: MMHLSKQFEHLKIKLEMITSVTNNFADDNCIGRGGFGKVYKGKLLHSKGESIVALKRLDPTFGQGNPEFWKEIIMLSLYKHENIVSLLGFCDEDNEKILVYEYASKRSLDLYINDDDLTWIDRLKICIGAARGLAYLHNPGGTQQRALHRDIKSSNILLDDNWNAKISDLGLSKLGPANQQYTFLVSNTVGTIGYCDPVYVETGLLTKESDVYSFGVVLFEVLCGRLCTINKKDIHQPLTGLVRRCYKEKKINEIVFHSIRDGIKPKSLEAFITIAYRCLKRNLEDRPLMTDVVRTLESALDYQVDQLNTLSLKNDGDPGLSTSKPFEDDIEAEVNSYFHQMFSGQLTVDAMIQMLARYKESSEKREQSIFECVIANLFEEYKFFNKYPESQLKPVADLFGLLIKNKLLTHLTLGIALRAVLDALRKPADSKMFSFGTIALEKFLELLVEWPQYCQHILKISHLRDTRLELVTFIEKELDKIS, encoded by the exons ATGATGCATCTTTCAAAACAGTTTGAACACCTCAAGATAAAGTTGGAAATGATAACATCTGTAACCAATAACTTCGCTGATGACAACTGCATCGGGAGAGGTGGATTCGGGAAAGTATACAAGGGAAAGCTTCTCCATTCCAAAGGGGAATCCATTGTTGCCCTAAAACGATTAGATCCTACATTTGGACAAGGAAACCCAGAGTTTTGGAAGGAAATCATTATGCTTTCTCTTTATAAACATGAAAACATTGTTTCCTTATTAGGATTTTGCGACGAAGATAATGAGAAAATTCTGGTGTATGAGTACGCATCGAAGAGAAGTCTCGACTTGTATATCAATGATGATGATCTAACTTGGATCGACAGGCTTAAGATCTGCATCGGGGCAGCTCGTGGACTAGCATATCTTCATAATCCTGGTGGGACTCAACAACGAGCATTGCATCGTGATATCAAGAGTTCAAACATCCTATTAGATGATAATTGGAATGCCAAGATCTCTGATCTTGGTCTATCCAAACTTGGTCCTGCCAACCAGCAGTACACTTTTCTTGTCTCCAACACTGTAGGCACGATTGGGTATTGTGATCCAGTATATGTAGAGACAGGATTATTAACCAAAGAGTCAGACGTTTATTCCTTTGGTGTAGTGTTGTTTGAGGTGTTATGTGGGAGGTTGTGTACTATCAACAAGAAGGACATACATCAACCACTAACAGGATTGGTGCGACGATGCtacaaagaaaagaaaataaacgAAATTGTTTTTCATAGTATAAGGGATGGGATAAAACCTAAATCTTTAGAGGCCTTTATAACAATAGCTTATCGGTGTTTGAAGAGAAACTTGGAAGATCGTCCATTAATGACTGATGTTGTGAGAACACTCGAAAGTGCGCTTGATTATCAA gTCGACCAGTTAAATACATTAAGTTTAAAGAATGATGGTGATCCTGGTTTGTCAACATCAAAACCATTTGAAGATGATATAGAGGCAGAGGTCAATTCTTATTTCCATCAAATGTTCTCTGGTCAGTTAACTGTTGATGCAATGATTCAGATGCTAGCCCGATACAAGGAATCTTCTGAAAAAAG GGAACAATCAATATTTGAGTGTGTGATTGCAAACTTATTTGAAGAGTACAAGTTTTTCAACAAATACCCCGAGAGTCAACTGAAACCCGTTGCTGATCTCTTTG GATTGCTTATCAAAAATAAACTTTTGACCCATCTTACACTTGGTATTGCCTTACGTGCTGTTTTGGATGCATTGCGCAAACCAGCTGATTCTAAA ATGTTTAGTTTTGGTACAATTGCTCTGGAGAAGTTTTTGGAACTTTTGGTTGAATGGCCTCAATATTGCCAACACATTTTAAAAATATCACATCTACGTGATACTCGTTTGGAGCTAGTTACTTTCATTGAAAAGGAGCTTGACAAAATTTCATAA